The following proteins are co-located in the Dietzia timorensis genome:
- a CDS encoding GNAT family N-acetyltransferase, with translation MDLFDDLSHPATAGQIRTRVRRLLEDDTYMMWVAENVDGGIDGFAAGHLVYPIEDDVSAGQLIALVTSQHARGTGIGVKLSEAFECWATSRGAGRAVVNSGQDRHTSHEFYKHLGWEQTGLRLGKRLD, from the coding sequence GTGGACCTGTTCGACGACCTGTCGCATCCGGCAACCGCAGGCCAGATTCGTACCCGCGTGAGGCGATTGCTTGAGGACGACACATACATGATGTGGGTAGCGGAGAACGTTGACGGCGGCATCGATGGTTTCGCAGCTGGACACCTCGTGTATCCGATCGAGGATGACGTCTCGGCCGGCCAGTTGATTGCGTTGGTCACGTCCCAGCACGCACGAGGCACCGGCATAGGCGTCAAACTTTCCGAAGCCTTCGAATGCTGGGCGACGTCCAGAGGAGCTGGCCGCGCCGTCGTCAATTCGGGCCAAGACCGCCATACTTCCCACGAATTCTACAAACACCTCGGATGGGAACAGACCGGGCTACGACTCGGAAAGCGGCTTGATTAA